A genome region from Glutamicibacter arilaitensis Re117 includes the following:
- a CDS encoding helix-turn-helix domain-containing protein yields MTQELQVHRTHPSEYTELIQVLKRSEPSGAVILGALGMGKTTLVESALQALGFPEPVMRLYCTRSLSEVPHGALSPYLGGLESIENPVTVLRELNRTLLASPSVSGTRIVVVEDAQYLDAQSCFILSLLVENGVVKVLALGGSSLEEGTPLASLGELPAFTRIQMQPLDREGIRQVAQSILGRQLSEGSIGIIERVSGGNPRFVEAYVASCMDQGTLFQDTSLLQDQAVHEPLWVVARALPEVDARLRALGREFFRFVTAEEERTLLLLALAGPQYKALLDECALPYRRMLSSGDLEVRGETVSVRSKLLQRTFRELASVQQNAQLNELWARALSALGMEPNAREILWCLELGVEVPSEQILACASGAAAEMNFRVALRLCLLGQLPQHHEEGGLLEAQALLGLGRHYAARAQLLRLIDQLTDLDLLGQAYALLLEVTSCIGVDVQEAAIIMDKWQDAAAGYEDKAAVERFLALHTDALRVLKFWVGINTPSGTLPEVQDMRDYLDDPDLNVQARIIAMLALGDRLTSEGLCHDALDVLYPAMQLLKEHAVLGTLYEVRVFFRIGWNLLFSGEYGKAQAFIGQYRGDRLRIIHHYRGSVALLDGIHELLQGRVRKAIEKMAEAITELRTFDTAQVLALACNVYRMLLYRFGLPQPEALQQALNESQDKGASALSGQLGEESSEYRILARGFAAALESPYEGESIRDFQLIHREILFSKVRQLSDDELSKNADHASLRMLAKQQQGTRARLLSRLAELRISEGTEALEHLADEALQCCENLVAVEALARAAERHAAAGDQRRCGALLRRATELIEQHQMDPGKYLARVLAMTELTSREAEIVNLARRGLNNAQIARNLILSQRTVEGHLYRVFSKLGINERSELKKISS; encoded by the coding sequence ATGACACAAGAATTACAGGTGCACCGGACCCATCCAAGTGAATATACCGAGCTGATCCAGGTACTCAAACGCAGCGAGCCTTCTGGAGCGGTCATTCTCGGCGCGTTGGGAATGGGCAAGACTACCTTGGTTGAATCCGCCCTCCAAGCACTGGGGTTTCCAGAACCGGTGATGCGGCTCTACTGCACGCGTTCGCTGAGCGAAGTGCCTCACGGAGCCTTGTCGCCGTACCTTGGCGGTCTTGAGAGCATCGAAAATCCAGTGACCGTGTTGCGCGAACTGAACCGAACCCTGCTCGCGTCACCGAGCGTTTCCGGAACCCGCATCGTGGTGGTGGAGGATGCGCAGTATCTTGACGCCCAAAGCTGCTTCATCCTCTCCTTGCTGGTGGAAAACGGTGTCGTCAAAGTCCTAGCCTTAGGTGGAAGCAGCTTGGAAGAGGGCACGCCGTTGGCCTCTCTCGGCGAGTTGCCCGCCTTCACCCGGATCCAGATGCAGCCACTTGACCGCGAAGGCATAAGACAAGTTGCCCAGAGCATCCTGGGACGACAGCTCAGCGAAGGCTCAATTGGCATCATCGAGAGAGTCAGCGGCGGAAATCCGCGCTTTGTGGAAGCCTATGTAGCATCTTGCATGGATCAGGGTACCTTGTTCCAGGACACGTCACTGCTCCAAGATCAAGCCGTTCATGAGCCACTCTGGGTGGTTGCACGTGCGCTGCCCGAAGTTGATGCACGTCTGCGGGCGCTAGGTCGTGAGTTCTTCCGTTTCGTTACGGCTGAAGAGGAACGTACACTGCTGCTTCTGGCGTTGGCCGGTCCTCAGTACAAGGCGTTGCTCGACGAGTGCGCACTTCCATATCGCAGGATGCTCAGTTCCGGCGATCTGGAAGTGCGCGGCGAAACGGTCTCGGTGCGCTCTAAACTGCTGCAACGTACCTTCCGGGAACTTGCTTCCGTGCAGCAAAATGCTCAGCTGAACGAGCTTTGGGCAAGGGCACTGTCTGCACTGGGGATGGAACCCAATGCACGTGAGATCCTATGGTGCTTGGAATTAGGAGTGGAAGTTCCCAGCGAACAAATCTTGGCCTGTGCATCTGGGGCCGCTGCCGAGATGAATTTCCGTGTGGCTTTGCGCCTGTGCCTTCTTGGGCAGCTGCCACAGCACCACGAGGAAGGCGGCTTGCTGGAAGCTCAGGCGCTTTTGGGCCTAGGGCGGCACTACGCAGCACGGGCCCAGCTGCTTCGGCTCATCGACCAGCTGACAGACCTGGATTTGCTGGGCCAAGCCTATGCCCTGTTGCTGGAGGTAACTAGCTGCATCGGGGTCGATGTCCAAGAAGCAGCGATCATCATGGACAAGTGGCAGGATGCTGCCGCAGGGTACGAGGACAAAGCCGCAGTCGAGCGATTCCTGGCACTGCACACCGACGCTTTAAGGGTCCTCAAATTCTGGGTCGGAATCAATACGCCCTCCGGAACGCTGCCAGAGGTCCAAGACATGCGCGACTACCTTGATGATCCCGATCTGAACGTCCAAGCGCGGATCATTGCCATGTTAGCGCTCGGAGACCGATTGACTAGCGAAGGCTTGTGCCATGATGCCTTAGACGTTCTATACCCAGCGATGCAGCTGCTCAAGGAGCATGCTGTATTGGGTACTTTGTACGAAGTACGCGTGTTCTTCCGCATCGGATGGAACCTGCTGTTCTCCGGTGAGTATGGGAAGGCACAGGCCTTCATTGGACAGTATCGCGGGGACCGTCTGCGGATCATCCACCACTACCGTGGGTCGGTCGCACTATTGGACGGAATTCATGAACTACTTCAGGGAAGGGTACGCAAGGCAATCGAGAAGATGGCTGAAGCCATCACCGAGTTGCGCACATTCGATACAGCGCAGGTACTGGCATTGGCATGCAACGTGTATCGCATGCTGCTATACCGCTTCGGGCTGCCCCAGCCTGAAGCGCTCCAGCAGGCTCTGAATGAAAGCCAAGACAAAGGTGCGTCTGCGCTATCTGGCCAGCTCGGCGAGGAATCATCGGAATACCGGATCTTGGCTCGCGGATTCGCGGCCGCACTTGAGAGCCCTTATGAGGGGGAAAGCATTCGTGACTTCCAGCTGATCCACCGCGAAATCCTGTTCAGCAAGGTCCGGCAGCTCTCGGACGATGAACTATCCAAGAACGCCGATCACGCAAGTTTGCGCATGCTGGCCAAACAACAACAGGGCACGAGAGCGCGCCTGCTGTCGCGGTTGGCGGAACTGCGGATCAGCGAGGGCACTGAAGCGTTGGAACACCTTGCAGACGAAGCATTGCAATGTTGCGAGAACCTGGTGGCCGTCGAAGCACTGGCGCGGGCAGCTGAACGCCACGCTGCCGCCGGTGACCAGAGGCGCTGCGGTGCCTTGCTGCGGCGAGCCACGGAGCTGATCGAGCAGCATCAGATGGACCCGGGCAAGTACCTGGCCAGAGTACTTGCCATGACTGAGCTGACATCCAGGGAAGCGGAGATTGTGAATCTGGCGCGCCGTGGGTTGAATAATGCGCAGATTGCACGGAACCTGATTCTTTCTCAGCGGACAGTTGAAGGTCATTTGTATCGGGTTTTCTCCAAACTGGGAATCAACGAGCGGTCAGAACTCAAGAAAATCAGTTCCTGA
- a CDS encoding ISL3-like element ISAar20 family transposase, translated as MLNSTFTEPDLTTFTGLDGLGLTAIGQCLGAAKAEILCHVTTPNPWCRTCGGEGTPRDTVTRRLAHQPFGWRPTVLVIKHRRYRCGHCQRVWREDLSRAAPERQKISRTGLAWALNGLVCQHLSVSRIAEGLGVTWNTANDAVLAEGQRLLIDDPARFSGVKVLGVDEHVWRHTRTGDKYVTVIVDLTAVRDGTGTARLLDMVPGRSKAVFKTWLAGQDDQWKQGIDVVAMDGFTGFKTAAAEELPHAVEVLDPFHVVKLGSEALDQTRQRVQREQHGRRGRKDDPLYKCRRTLTTGLSLATDKQKAKLEDLFTAPEYEPVQLVWSVYQKMVDAYRQPKPEIGRWALEQLINGVGTKVPKGLPELKKLGGTLRRRKTDILAYFDHVGSSNGPTEALNGRLEHLRGIALGFKNLTHYIARSLLETGGFRPWLHSQS; from the coding sequence TTGCTCAATTCTACCTTCACCGAACCAGACCTCACCACTTTCACCGGACTTGATGGCTTAGGACTCACCGCGATTGGGCAGTGTCTGGGCGCAGCGAAAGCCGAGATCCTCTGCCACGTCACCACCCCGAACCCGTGGTGCCGCACCTGCGGGGGCGAAGGAACACCGAGGGATACCGTCACCCGCAGACTTGCCCACCAACCCTTCGGTTGGCGTCCGACCGTCCTGGTCATCAAACACCGACGCTACCGCTGCGGCCACTGCCAACGGGTGTGGCGTGAAGATCTGTCCAGAGCTGCACCGGAACGCCAGAAAATCAGCAGGACCGGCCTGGCCTGGGCCTTGAACGGTTTGGTCTGCCAACACCTCTCCGTCTCACGGATCGCCGAAGGACTCGGCGTCACTTGGAATACCGCCAACGACGCAGTGCTGGCTGAAGGCCAACGCCTGCTGATCGATGACCCTGCACGGTTTTCCGGCGTCAAGGTCTTAGGCGTAGACGAACACGTATGGAGGCATACCCGCACCGGCGACAAATACGTCACCGTCATCGTGGATCTCACCGCCGTGCGCGATGGCACCGGCACCGCACGCCTGCTGGATATGGTTCCAGGAAGGTCCAAAGCCGTATTCAAGACCTGGCTGGCCGGACAAGACGACCAGTGGAAGCAGGGCATTGACGTGGTCGCGATGGACGGGTTCACCGGCTTCAAAACCGCAGCTGCCGAAGAGCTTCCCCACGCGGTGGAGGTCTTGGATCCGTTCCATGTCGTCAAATTGGGTTCCGAGGCCCTGGATCAAACCCGGCAGCGGGTCCAGCGCGAACAGCATGGCCGGCGGGGACGCAAGGATGACCCGCTGTATAAGTGCCGTCGGACCTTGACCACGGGGCTGTCCTTAGCCACTGACAAGCAGAAAGCCAAGCTTGAGGACCTTTTTACGGCGCCGGAGTATGAGCCGGTTCAACTGGTCTGGAGCGTGTATCAAAAGATGGTGGATGCCTACCGGCAACCGAAACCAGAGATCGGGCGGTGGGCGTTGGAGCAACTAATCAACGGGGTTGGCACAAAGGTCCCGAAGGGGTTGCCGGAGCTGAAGAAGCTCGGTGGCACCCTGCGGCGGAGGAAGACGGACATCCTCGCGTATTTTGACCACGTCGGCAGTTCAAATGGGCCTACTGAAGCGCTCAATGGCCGGTTAGAGCATTTGCGGGGTATCGCGTTGGGGTTCAAGAATCTGACGCACTATATCGCACGGTCGTTGCTGGAGACTGGCGGGTTTAGGCCTTGGTTACACTCTCAATCCTGA
- a CDS encoding ISL3-like element ISAar19 family transposase: MLNPTFTAPDLTTFTNLDGLGLTAIGQHLSAAKAEILCHVTNPIPWCQTCGAAGIPRDTVTRRLAHEPLGWRPTVLVIKHRRYRCANCQRVWREELSQAVAPRQKISRTGLRWALVGLVCHHLSVSRIAEGLGVTWNTANEAVLAEGQRLLIDDPTRFDGVKVLGVDEHVWRHTRTGDKYVTVIVDLTAVRDGTGTARLIDMVPGRSKAVFKTWLADQEEQWKQGIEVVAMDGFTGFKTAAVEELPHAVEVLDPFHVVKLGSEALDQTRQRIQREQHGRRGRKDDPLYKCRRTLTTGLSLATEKQKTKLEDLFKEPEYEPVQLVWSVYQKMVDAYRQPKPEVGRWALEQLINEVGTKVPKGLPELKKLGGTLRRRKTDILAYFDHIGSSNGPTEALNGRLEHLRGIALGFKNLAHYIARSLLETGGFRRRLHPQS, encoded by the coding sequence TTGCTCAATCCTACCTTCACCGCACCAGACCTCACCACTTTCACCAATCTTGACGGCTTGGGACTGACCGCAATCGGGCAACACCTGAGCGCAGCGAAAGCCGAAATCCTCTGCCACGTCACCAACCCGATCCCTTGGTGCCAAACCTGCGGAGCAGCAGGCATTCCACGCGATACCGTCACTCGCCGCCTCGCCCACGAACCATTGGGCTGGCGTCCCACTGTCCTAGTCATCAAACACCGCCGCTACCGTTGCGCCAATTGCCAACGAGTCTGGCGTGAAGAGCTGTCCCAAGCAGTAGCGCCACGCCAGAAAATCAGCAGGACCGGGCTACGCTGGGCGCTGGTTGGACTGGTCTGCCACCACTTGTCAGTCTCCCGAATTGCCGAAGGCCTCGGCGTCACCTGGAATACCGCCAATGAGGCTGTGCTGGCTGAAGGTCAACGCTTACTGATTGATGATCCAACCCGCTTCGACGGGGTCAAAGTGCTGGGAGTCGATGAACATGTTTGGCGGCATACCCGAACCGGCGACAAATACGTCACCGTGATTGTGGACCTCACCGCGGTGCGTGACGGCACCGGTACCGCACGACTGATCGACATGGTCCCTGGAAGATCCAAAGCTGTATTCAAAACCTGGCTGGCTGATCAAGAAGAACAATGGAAACAGGGCATTGAAGTCGTCGCAATGGACGGTTTCACCGGCTTCAAAACAGCTGCCGTCGAGGAGCTACCCCACGCGGTGGAGGTGTTGGATCCATTCCATGTAGTCAAACTAGGTTCCGAGGCGCTGGACCAGACCCGGCAACGGATTCAACGTGAGCAACATGGGCGTCGAGGACGCAAGGATGACCCGCTTTACAAGTGCAGGCGAACGCTGACCACGGGACTATCCTTGGCTACGGAAAAGCAGAAGACCAAGCTTGAAGACCTGTTCAAGGAGCCGGAGTATGAGCCGGTTCAATTGGTCTGGAGCGTGTATCAGAAGATGGTGGATGCCTACCGGCAACCGAAGCCCGAGGTCGGACGGTGGGCCTTGGAGCAACTGATCAACGAAGTTGGCACGAAGGTACCGAAAGGGTTGCCGGAGCTGAAAAAGCTCGGCGGCACCCTGCGCAGGAGGAAGACGGACATTCTCGCGTACTTTGATCATATTGGTAGTTCGAATGGTCCTACCGAGGCTTTGAATGGCAGGTTGGAGCATCTGCGAGGTATCGCGTTGGGGTTCAAGAATCTGGCGCACTATATCGCCCGGTCGTTGTTGGAGACCGGTGGGTTTAGACGGCGTTTACACCCTCAATCCTGA
- a CDS encoding sugar transferase, with the protein MAVAQNSALGLLATGNTAYYAIAGLLLALAWMASLRLFKTQTIGTVAAGLQEYKFVLVAWAALAGGLGVTIGLTGQHSLRIFLIYSLPLGLGALLVSRWTWRQWLMRQSRNGYALSNVLLYGQAVDVPFALRQISKCTRQVYRVVGVVVDGQSEPEAQVDIRAADPTLPVIFGAESLHTEATRLNADSVIVAGPLTGGNEALQHLGWNLESTGTKLIVASSLIGIADRRVRTSPLDGMALHHVEPARFTGVRYFLKRCFDVLFSSLVLLALAPIFALIALLIRRDGPGKIFFLQERAGQDGRPFKMFKFRTMVEDAETQLATLQEQNEGSGPLFKLKNDPRVTRCGKWLRKHSLDELPQFLNVLRGEMSVVGPRPPLFTEVDKYQGHTNRRLLLKPGVTGLWQVSGRSNLSWQESIRLDLYYAENWTVCSDLRIIWRTLSVMLKPEGAY; encoded by the coding sequence GTGGCCGTAGCGCAAAACTCAGCCTTGGGGCTGCTGGCAACAGGCAACACCGCCTACTACGCAATCGCCGGCCTGCTGCTGGCGCTTGCCTGGATGGCCAGTCTGCGGCTATTCAAGACCCAGACCATTGGCACCGTGGCAGCCGGATTGCAGGAGTACAAATTTGTGTTAGTCGCCTGGGCTGCGCTCGCCGGTGGATTGGGAGTAACCATCGGACTGACCGGCCAGCACAGCCTGCGAATCTTCCTGATCTACTCATTACCGCTGGGCCTAGGCGCTTTGCTGGTAAGTCGGTGGACCTGGAGGCAATGGCTGATGCGCCAAAGCCGCAATGGTTACGCCTTGAGCAACGTGCTGCTCTACGGTCAGGCGGTAGATGTGCCATTTGCACTGCGCCAGATTTCCAAGTGCACCAGGCAGGTCTATCGGGTCGTGGGCGTAGTGGTTGATGGCCAATCGGAACCGGAAGCGCAAGTGGACATCCGAGCCGCTGATCCGACCCTGCCGGTGATTTTTGGAGCGGAATCACTACACACTGAAGCGACTAGGCTGAACGCCGATTCAGTTATTGTGGCCGGCCCATTGACCGGTGGCAACGAAGCACTCCAGCACTTGGGATGGAACCTGGAAAGTACCGGGACCAAGTTGATCGTCGCATCTTCGTTGATCGGCATCGCCGATCGCAGAGTGCGGACCAGCCCGTTGGATGGCATGGCATTGCATCATGTGGAACCCGCGAGATTCACCGGGGTACGTTATTTCCTGAAGCGCTGCTTCGATGTGCTGTTCTCCTCTCTGGTGTTGCTGGCGCTGGCTCCGATCTTCGCGTTGATCGCACTGCTGATTAGACGCGATGGCCCGGGGAAGATCTTCTTCCTGCAGGAACGTGCCGGTCAAGATGGCCGTCCGTTCAAGATGTTCAAATTCAGAACCATGGTCGAAGACGCTGAGACACAGCTGGCAACGCTGCAGGAACAGAACGAAGGATCTGGCCCGCTGTTCAAGCTGAAGAACGATCCACGAGTAACGCGTTGCGGCAAGTGGTTGCGCAAGCATTCGCTGGATGAGTTGCCGCAGTTCCTGAACGTGCTGCGCGGTGAGATGTCCGTGGTTGGTCCGAGACCTCCGCTATTCACTGAGGTGGATAAGTACCAGGGACATACCAATCGACGCTTGCTTCTCAAACCTGGTGTGACCGGGCTGTGGCAGGTCAGCGGTCGGTCTAATTTGAGTTGGCAGGAGAGCATCCGGCTGGATCTGTACTACGCGGAGAACTGGACCGTTTGCAGTGACCTTCGAATCATCTGGAGGACGCTGAGCGTGATGCTCAAGCCTGAAGGAGCTTACTGA
- a CDS encoding carbohydrate binding domain-containing protein, whose amino-acid sequence MKEPTPSISRPKYQQAAPGASLLKKTFVTIASASLLTGLGAVPAAQAAKPDEAKNLVVNGKFDAGTEGWRTNDANTEKLSVRKYAQGAVAELRTTETKTAVLNDITNTIKSTEADASYTVSARVRTEHPGIWGQLRTRIVGNGETKIVGESFGLNDTSWTTVSFDLTVPTSGSTVDLNVLAWSLDPSKNLIIDDVKLVERDAASTQPVPAPVEEDPKGPATVEEDPKGPAPVEEDTQKPEQNTDTPAPIQPEPIDKCDVAPKTDRTLFGVSLGGSTTGAKETFAQSMARQDANYDDTEVVRLFDPGMPVSWSKRAPYIEDKTISISFRPDPAEVLTGQHDAALLNWFNAAPSDQTIYWTYFHEPEPKIAAGEFTAAQYRAAWARIAKLADQACKPNMHATLILTGWTANPRSNRDWRDYYAGDSVIDVLGWDPYNDATSQEGPKSYASPESIFGNVVEISKNAGKPFAIGETGTRLIPTDPNGTQRAEWLKDVARYLDNEDALFVAYWDSKTFADFRLLDSASRDSWAGIIDGKY is encoded by the coding sequence ATGAAAGAACCAACCCCAAGCATTTCCCGACCAAAATACCAGCAGGCTGCGCCCGGCGCTTCGTTGCTGAAGAAGACCTTCGTCACCATTGCATCCGCAAGTCTGCTCACTGGATTGGGCGCGGTCCCCGCCGCGCAAGCAGCTAAGCCAGACGAAGCAAAAAACCTCGTGGTCAACGGTAAATTTGACGCCGGAACCGAGGGGTGGCGGACAAATGATGCCAATACCGAAAAGCTCAGTGTGCGCAAATATGCGCAGGGTGCCGTAGCAGAGCTGCGCACGACGGAAACGAAAACTGCAGTCCTTAACGACATCACCAACACGATTAAATCGACTGAAGCGGACGCGTCCTACACAGTTTCTGCGCGAGTGCGGACTGAACATCCTGGAATCTGGGGGCAGCTACGAACCCGCATCGTGGGCAACGGAGAAACCAAGATCGTGGGCGAGTCCTTTGGGCTGAACGATACCTCGTGGACGACTGTTTCCTTCGACCTCACAGTGCCCACTTCTGGAAGCACTGTGGATCTAAACGTGCTGGCGTGGTCGCTGGATCCGAGTAAGAACCTGATCATCGATGACGTAAAGCTGGTTGAGCGAGATGCAGCTTCGACCCAGCCTGTCCCGGCTCCGGTTGAAGAAGATCCAAAGGGCCCGGCAACGGTTGAAGAAGATCCAAAGGGCCCGGCACCGGTTGAAGAAGATACCCAAAAGCCCGAGCAAAACACCGACACCCCTGCTCCGATCCAGCCGGAACCGATCGACAAATGCGATGTAGCACCGAAAACCGATCGTACGCTCTTCGGAGTCAGCCTTGGCGGTTCGACCACTGGTGCCAAGGAAACCTTCGCACAGAGCATGGCCCGTCAGGATGCCAACTACGACGATACCGAAGTCGTTCGCCTATTTGATCCAGGTATGCCTGTCAGCTGGTCCAAGCGGGCACCATATATCGAAGACAAGACCATTTCGATTTCCTTCCGCCCTGATCCTGCTGAAGTACTTACCGGACAACACGACGCGGCACTACTGAATTGGTTTAATGCTGCTCCGTCGGACCAGACGATTTACTGGACCTACTTCCACGAGCCCGAGCCTAAGATCGCAGCCGGAGAGTTCACCGCGGCCCAGTACCGTGCCGCATGGGCGCGCATCGCCAAGCTGGCAGATCAGGCTTGCAAGCCAAATATGCATGCGACCCTGATCCTGACCGGATGGACAGCTAACCCTCGCTCGAATCGTGATTGGCGAGATTACTATGCCGGTGATTCGGTCATCGATGTGCTGGGCTGGGACCCATACAACGATGCCACCAGCCAGGAAGGACCAAAGTCCTACGCCTCACCGGAATCCATCTTCGGAAACGTTGTCGAGATCTCGAAGAATGCAGGCAAGCCATTTGCCATTGGCGAAACCGGCACCCGATTGATCCCGACTGATCCTAACGGCACCCAGCGTGCTGAATGGCTGAAGGACGTCGCCCGATATCTCGATAATGAAGATGCGCTGTTTGTCGCCTACTGGGATTCGAAGACCTTCGCAGACTTCCGATTGCTAGACTCTGCCTCACGCGATAGCTGGGCCGGAATCATTGACGGAAAATACTAG
- a CDS encoding sulfotransferase, whose product MANPDAISGSKPLVLYIAGSGRSGSTLLERLLGQLEGVQTLGEVHHMWLRAIGKNEQCGCSEIFTECEFWSQVGQEAFGGWDKVSVDEVERLKSQVDRQRHQPVTASPWTSKERTRKLLEYTDYYARVYHAVQKTTGARIIVDSGKHPSLALALTHRNDIDLRIVHLVRDSRGVSHSWGKAVQRPEATTDEDAMMQQYSPLISSVLWLSTNLAAEGIRLRGVPRYRMRYEDLVARPKPTLLKMFQSLGMPEDLELPIADDGTIDLLPNHSAAGNPMRFSVGTTKLRPDTAWRTQMGSKDRRLVSVLTASLRYCYGYAGKLGT is encoded by the coding sequence GTGGCTAATCCAGATGCGATCAGCGGCTCCAAGCCGCTAGTTCTATACATTGCCGGGTCCGGGCGCAGCGGCTCAACGCTGCTAGAACGCCTGCTCGGTCAGCTCGAAGGAGTCCAGACCCTGGGCGAAGTGCATCACATGTGGTTGCGCGCTATAGGGAAAAATGAGCAATGCGGTTGCTCAGAAATCTTCACCGAGTGCGAGTTCTGGTCCCAAGTCGGCCAGGAAGCCTTCGGCGGGTGGGACAAGGTTTCAGTCGATGAAGTGGAACGTCTCAAATCACAAGTAGACCGGCAGCGACACCAGCCCGTGACCGCATCCCCTTGGACTTCCAAGGAACGCACCCGGAAGCTTCTTGAATACACCGACTACTACGCACGGGTGTACCACGCGGTGCAGAAGACAACCGGTGCACGGATCATCGTGGACTCCGGAAAGCATCCCTCGTTGGCGCTGGCCTTGACGCATCGAAATGACATCGACTTGCGGATTGTGCATCTGGTAAGGGACAGCCGGGGCGTTTCGCACAGTTGGGGCAAGGCAGTGCAACGCCCGGAAGCTACCACCGATGAAGATGCCATGATGCAGCAGTATTCGCCTTTGATCTCCAGCGTCCTTTGGCTCAGCACCAACCTTGCAGCAGAGGGCATTCGATTACGCGGTGTCCCCCGCTACCGCATGCGCTACGAGGATCTCGTTGCTCGGCCGAAACCGACCCTGCTCAAAATGTTCCAGTCTCTGGGGATGCCTGAAGACTTGGAACTGCCCATCGCTGATGACGGGACGATTGATTTGCTGCCGAACCATTCTGCCGCAGGTAATCCTATGCGCTTCAGTGTAGGGACAACGAAACTTCGTCCTGATACTGCTTGGCGCACCCAAATGGGTTCCAAGGACCGCAGGCTAGTCTCTGTACTGACAGCCTCGCTGCGCTATTGCTATGGCTACGCAGGCAAGCTCGGGACATAA
- a CDS encoding serine O-acetyltransferase encodes MKLLAILTEDLQANAGQPKGQLAVIGYRLAHAARKPLDQPPRIWALPIGLVYRLLVEWVLGIEIPWGTKIGRRLRIYHGVGLVINDRAQLGDDVRLRQGITIGNSGHGVDCPVIEDGVDIGASAVLLGGITVGSHASIAAGALVTKDVPAGGQAKGNPAVIKEPRPVPVVEEGNRG; translated from the coding sequence ATGAAACTGCTTGCCATACTCACGGAAGACCTGCAGGCCAATGCCGGACAGCCCAAAGGGCAGTTAGCAGTAATCGGTTACCGGCTCGCACATGCTGCGCGCAAGCCCTTGGATCAGCCTCCGCGAATTTGGGCCCTGCCCATCGGACTGGTCTACCGTTTACTCGTGGAGTGGGTCTTGGGAATCGAAATCCCCTGGGGCACGAAGATTGGGCGCCGCTTGCGTATCTACCATGGAGTGGGCCTGGTCATCAATGACCGCGCACAACTCGGTGATGATGTGCGCTTGCGTCAGGGAATCACCATCGGAAATTCCGGACACGGTGTGGATTGCCCGGTGATTGAAGACGGCGTAGACATCGGTGCCTCGGCGGTGCTGCTCGGTGGAATTACCGTCGGTAGCCACGCAAGCATCGCAGCCGGCGCCTTGGTGACCAAAGATGTTCCAGCCGGCGGGCAGGCCAAGGGAAACCCTGCTGTGATCAAGGAACCGCGTCCTGTTCCCGTCGTTGAGGAAGGCAATCGTGGCTAA